A stretch of DNA from Actinomycetota bacterium:
TTGAATTTCTCTAACATAGAGAGCGTACGTTATATCCTCAACCTCTTTGGCACTTTCAATTAATCTCTTGACTTCTTCCTTCATATCATCGCTATTTAACAGTTCTTTAAGGGATCTCTCGTCTACCTTTAAAATGCACTCCCAGAGCCCTAAGGGTTCTAAAACCTCCCTTAGTTTGTCAACATTATAGCTTTGAATGAGCCTTGGCTTTCGTGAGATTGCCACCTTATCCGAATAAAGACGGGAAAGACCATGTTTTTCGCAATAATCATGGATGATCCCCTGCAGCTCATCTAATCTCAAATTGATTTCCCTTAATTTCCTTTTAAGCTCCGCATATTCATCCACGACTCTTTCGATTTCGATGGTGGCTATTTCCCCCATTTCCTTAGACGGGTCCCCGTTTTCCTTTAGGAATTTGTGTTTATGAAGGGGACAATGAGTTTGAAAATCACACCATGGACAGAGAGCATTTTCCCTCGGTTCAAACTTACCCAGCTTAATATGGCTCATAACTTGTCTGATGATGTCCTTGGTTTCTTCAACATCCTCACGCGTTCTACTAGTACTTATTTTCTCATTGGGGATGAGAAAATACAGAGTCAATTTTTCCGGTTCGATTCCCCAAATCTCCTGAGCTGCCAGGTGGTAAATTGAAAGTTGTAGATCACTTTCGATTTTTGAGCGAGGGGGAAGCCTCCGGCTCGTCTTATAGTCGATTATTTCGTAGCCTCCCTCGGGAAGTTTATCCATTCTATCAATGACACCACTCAGAATAAATTTCTCAGAGTCTTCGCCGTCCAACTCTATTTGGAATTTATGCTCTAGTGCCGCCGGAATACGGAAATCTTTGACGTTGGTGTAATAGAAATTTGTCAATATTTCCTTGGCGTGCTCGAAGTAGATGGATTCCTCGCTTTGATCCTTGTATCCTTCCGGTTCCCATACCTTTGACAACAGCTCAAGGAGTTTATCCAGTGAGGGTGGTTTGGGGACGGGCACATTGTAAAAATGAGCTAAAGCGGCATGGAGACTGTTACCAAAGCTCCGAAGAGGAGTCTTCTTGGTGGGAAGCTTGTCAATGAACTGAAACTTATAGGAAAGGGGGCAGTTTTGATAAACCGTGATGGAAGAAAAGCTAAGTCTTAATTCCCGTCCACATGACCCATGCTTCGGCACGATTTCCCCCTTATACAGTATCTAGTACGGAAAAAGTAAAATTAACTCAATTTATTGTATAACGAACTAGTGTTCGAGTCAAATTTTTTGTTGAATTTTTCACGCCATTAATATGAATGTAAATTTTTGGCAGAATCCCTCATCAGCAGTATAATGGAATTAGTAATCAAATTTGATTTGAGGGTGATGAAGTGCATCGCATTGGGGATAAGGTATATTATCCTTATTTTGGCATTGGAATAGTTCAAGATATTATAGTAGGGA
This window harbors:
- a CDS encoding PD-(D/E)XK nuclease family protein yields the protein MPKHGSCGRELRLSFSSITVYQNCPLSYKFQFIDKLPTKKTPLRSFGNSLHAALAHFYNVPVPKPPSLDKLLELLSKVWEPEGYKDQSEESIYFEHAKEILTNFYYTNVKDFRIPAALEHKFQIELDGEDSEKFILSGVIDRMDKLPEGGYEIIDYKTSRRLPPRSKIESDLQLSIYHLAAQEIWGIEPEKLTLYFLIPNEKISTSRTREDVEETKDIIRQVMSHIKLGKFEPRENALCPWCDFQTHCPLHKHKFLKENGDPSKEMGEIATIEIERVVDEYAELKRKLREINLRLDELQGIIHDYCEKHGLSRLYSDKVAISRKPRLIQSYNVDKLREVLEPLGLWECILKVDERSLKELLNSDDMKEEVKRLIESAKEVEDITYALYVREIQRKPD